In Onthophagus taurus isolate NC chromosome 6, IU_Otau_3.0, whole genome shotgun sequence, a genomic segment contains:
- the LOC111424701 gene encoding traB domain-containing protein, translated as MDVSNFELSESTVKIGSDSEPSSEKSFEEIDDETKHTIEHEEFDKCLPQTVTLLQHPQTGAKVYVVGTAHFSQESKDEVVKVINTVLPHIVILELCDARKNILQMDEKAILEQAENINLEMIRGMIKKNGLYYGVTYLLLLNLSAHLTKQIGMAPGGEFRVAFKEASRLGSEVVLGDRPIRITLLRALAKLSLYQKIKLAWYLLFSRDPISKEEIEKCKNRDMLEQLLADMSGEYPVLGEVFVDERDAFLTYTLQTAALKDPARYIPTENVLNENLRIVAVVGIGHAIGISKLWPIDQRSKIKEILTVPPPSMSTKIIKMSFKLSMMTLACYLAYKYVPVPKSLRDISNQAFQKVATRIKDYTY; from the exons ATGGATGTTTCAAATTTCG aacTTTCCGAAAGTACTGTAAAAATTGGCTCAGATTCAGAACCAAGTTCTGAAAAGAGTTTTGAAGAAATCGACGATGAAACTAAACACACAATAGAACATGAAGAGTTCGACAAATGTTTACCTCAAACAGTAACTTTACTTCAACACCCCCAAACGGGGGCTAAAGTTTATGTAGTGGGGACTGCCCATTTCAGTCAAGAATCAAAAGATGAAGTTGTTaaa gtgATTAATACAGTTCTTCCACACATCGTTATTTTGGAATTATGCGATGCCAGAAAAAACATTCTTCAAATGGACGAAAAAGCTATCCTCGAACAAGCCGaaaacatcaatttagaaatGATTCGTGGGATGATTAAAAAGAATGGATTATATTATGGGGTCACTTACTTATTGTTATTGAATTTAAGCGCTCATTTAACAAAGCAAATCGGTATGGCACCAGGGGGAGAGTTTAGAGTTGCTTTTAAGGAG GCGAGCAGATTGGGGTCTGAAGTAGTTTTAGGAGATCGACCAATTCGGATTACTTTATTACGAGCTTTAGCAAAATTATcgttgtatcaaaaaataaaacttgcatggtatttattgttttctaGAGACCCTATAag TAAAGAGGAGATTGAAAAGTGTAAAAATCGTGATATGCTCGAACAGCTTTTGGCTGATATGTCAGGTGAATACCCCGTTTTGGGAGAAGTTTTTGTTGATGAAAGAGATGCATTTTTAACTTATACATTACAAACGGCTGCCTTAAAAGATCCTGCTAGGTATATACCGACTG aaaatgtgttgaatgaaaatttgagaatAGTAGCTGTAGTGGGAATTGGACACGCTATTGgaatatcaaaattatggcCGATCGATCAGcgatcaaaaattaaagagattTTGACTGTTCCCCCACCTTCCATGTcaacgaaaataataaaaatgagcTTCAAATTGAGCATGATGACTTTAGCTTGTTACTTGGCGTATAAATATGTTCCGGTGCCGAAAAGTCTCAGGGATATATCAAACCAGGCGTTCCAAAAAGTTGCCACTAGAATTAAGGATTACACTTATTAA
- the LOC111424704 gene encoding ER membrane protein complex subunit 4: MSAKTVNKRFKWSLESTRSNKSLITTDLSTLASPPAYSTSGALSHSEVTKKTDTSHLIVKKSWELALAPLKQVPMNLFIMYMAGNSISIFPIMMVGMLFLRPIQALFSVNSTFKMVENSNAIGQKCVYLLGNLINIGLALYKCQSMGLLPTHSSDWLAFIEPQARQEYLGGGMLLM; encoded by the exons ATGTCTGCAAAAACTGTGAATAAACGGTTTAAATGGAGCTTAGAATCCACAag ATCaaataaatcgttaataaCAACTGATTTATCAACGTTAGCATCACCCCCAGCTTATAGCACATCGGGGGCTCTAAGTCATAGTGAAGTAACGAAGAAAACTGATACAAGTCATTTAATTGTAAAGAAATCTTGGGAGTTGGCTTTAGCTCCATTGAAGCAAGTCcctatgaatttatttattatgtacaTGGCGGGAAATTCGATTTCGATATTTCCAATAATGATGGTTGGAATGTTGTTTTTGCGCCCAATCCAAGCTTTGTTTTCAGTAAACAGCACCTTTAAGATGGTTGAAAATTCCAACGCTATCGGCCAGAAATGTGTGTATCTTTTAgggaatttaataaatattggttTGGCTTTGTATAAATGTCAAAGTATGGGGTTGTTACCTACACATTCGAGTGATTGGTTGGCTTTTATAGAGCCGCAGGCAAGACAGGAATATTTAGGAGGTGGAATGTtgttaatgtaa
- the LOC111424699 gene encoding phosphatidylserine synthase: MVRIEKMEERLNANNTSPRKRVDSFVTINEKPVDEISLDFFYKPHTITLLAISIGVVIYTAFVRDTNNVENNIWTGMLCCIFFFLIISVLAFPNGPFIRPHPAVWRIVFGFSVLYLLGMLFLLFQNYQTIRNILIWLDPSLSEFHIDMEREYGVNCSDITLERVWSHVDIFALGHFLGWMFKGILIRHTGILWAISIMWEFTEVAFAHLLPNFIECWWDALILDVLVCNGLGIWCGLYICKKLEMREYKWASIRDIHTTTGKIKRAVLQFTPESWTSVRWLDPKCSYMRVLALCQLVIFWQTSELNTFFLKHIFEMPPSHPFVTGRLILIGVIVAPSVRQYYSYITDTTCKRVGTQCWVYVCIMVAEALLCIKHGKELFGQTQAINIMVWLLLQLIITVLFIFGCVMWNKYQPEKSGDVSRESSPTKYKKGRGEMSHMSGDDVAFSKED; this comes from the exons ATGGTTCGTATAGAAAAGATGGAAGAGCGTTTAAACGCAAACAACACATCGCCGAGGAAGCGCGTGGATAGCTTTGTAACGATAAACGAAAAACCCGTAGATGAGATCTCGTtggatttcttttataaaccaCATACGATCACTCTTTTAGCGATATCAATTGGTGTCGTCATTTACACCGCTTTCGTTAG aGACACGAATAATGTCGAAAATAATATATGGACCGGAATGTTATGCTGCATATTTTTCTTCCTCATCATCTCAGTTTTGGCATTCCCTAACGGACCGTTTATCCGTCCTCATCCAGCTGTTTGGAGAATAGTCTTTGGATTTAGcgttctttatttattaggaATGCTTTTTTTGCtatttcaaaattaccaaacgaTTAGGAATATCTTGATATGGTTAGATCCGAGTCTCTCGGAATTTCACATTGATATGGAACGAGAGTATGGTGTGAATTGTTCGGATATAACCCTTGAAAGAGTTTGGAGTCATGTGGATATATTTGCTTTGGGTCATTTCTTGGGATGGATGTTTAAAGGAATTCTAATTAGACATACAGGGATTTTATGGGCGATTAGTATCATGTGGGAATTCACTGAGGTTGCTTTCGCCCATTTACTGCCTAACTTTATTGAGTGTTGGTGGGATGCCTTAATTCTTGATGTATTGGTTTGTAATGGATTGGGTATTTGGTGTGGATTATACATTTGTAAAAAGTTAGAAATGCGCGAATACAAATGGGCGTCAATAAGAGATATTCACACAACAacaggaaaaattaaaagagctGTTTTGCAATTTACCCCAGAAAGTTGGACTTCAGTGAGATGGCTTGACCCTAAATGTTCTTACATGCGTGTCTTAGCCCTTTGCCAACTGGTTATTTTCTGGCAAACTTCTGAATTAAATACTTTCTTTCTAAAACATATATTTGAAATGCCCCCTTCACATCCGTTCGTCACGGGTCGTTTAATTTTGATTGGGGTGATTGTCGCGCCATCTGTAAGGCAATATTACAGTTATATAACGGATACTACTTGTAAAAGAGTTGGGACACAATGCTGGGTTTATGTTTGTATCATGGTGGCTGAAGCTTTACTTTGTATTAAACATGGAAAAGAGCTTTTTGGACAAACTCAAGCAATTAACATTATGGTTTGGTTATTATtgcaattaattattactgTTTTGTTCATATTTGGGTGTGTGATGTGGAACAAATATCAACCGGAGAAAAGTGGAGATGTCTCCAGGGAGTCTAGTCCTACGAAATACAAGAAAGGAAGAGGGGAAATGTCTCATATGAGTGGCGACGACGTTGCATTCTCAAAAGAAGActaa